In Neisseria brasiliensis, the following proteins share a genomic window:
- the catA gene encoding type A chloramphenicol O-acetyltransferase yields the protein MFFEKIDKNSWKRNEYFEHYFTNIPCTYSMTVKLDITQIKKKRMKLYPAMLYYLATIVNRHSEFRTAINQEGELGIYDEMIPSYTIFHEDTETFSNLWTPYIPDFEAFSMAYANDMQRYGSNYGMIGKPDIPENVFNVSMIPWSTFDSFNLNLQKGYDYLIPIFTMGKYYRDDEKIILPLAIQVHHAVCDGFHICRFVNELQELINN from the coding sequence ATGTTTTTTGAAAAAATTGATAAAAATAGTTGGAAACGAAATGAGTATTTTGAACATTACTTTACGAATATACCTTGCACATACAGTATGACTGTTAAATTGGATATTACACAAATAAAAAAGAAACGAATGAAATTATACCCTGCGATGCTTTATTATCTTGCAACGATTGTAAACCGTCATTCAGAGTTTAGAACGGCAATTAATCAGGAGGGTGAACTGGGAATATATGACGAGATGATACCCAGCTATACCATATTCCATGAGGACACAGAGACATTTTCCAACCTTTGGACACCATACATACCAGATTTTGAAGCATTTTCTATGGCGTATGCGAATGATATGCAAAGGTATGGAAGCAATTATGGAATGATAGGAAAACCAGATATACCAGAAAATGTTTTTAATGTATCGATGATACCATGGTCAACCTTCGATAGCTTTAATCTGAATTTGCAGAAAGGATATGATTATTTGATTCCTATTTTTACGATGGGGAAATATTACAGAGATGATGAAAAAATCATACTTCCTCTCGCCATCCAAGTGCATCATGCAGTGTGTGATGGATTTCATATCTGCCGTTTTGTCAATGAACTGCAAGAATTGATAAATAATTAA
- a CDS encoding DegQ family serine endoprotease, producing MTVTKNTKRYMALAIASALALSACDKAGSFFSNDNTQDEEKELVQRIEPQKDDGSIGMLLPDFAQLVQNEGQTVVNIQATAAKRSQQRAEESGMDLSQFPDNDPFYEFFKRLVPNLPDMPQEEADSSELNFGSGFIISPDGYILTNTHVVAGMGNIKVLLNDKREYTAKLIGSDQQSDVALLKIEADNLPTVKIGDPKMLKPGEWVAAIGAPFGFDNSVTSGIVSAKGRSLPNEHYTPFIQTDVAINPGNSGGPLFNLKGQVVGINSQIYSRSGGFMGISFAIPIDVAMNVAEQLKTSGKVQRGQLGVIIQEVSYDLAKSFNLDRASGALIAKVMPNSPAQQAGLQVGDIVRSVNGEEVRASSDLPVMVGAMTPGKEVTLEVWRNGEKIAITVTLGSTGTSSPSAQAEMGNLMSPNDVQTFMIEEAGLTLQTQATDNTQRLIVARASGAAERAGLKRGDEIMAVGQMSVNDESSFRSALISAGKNVPLLVRRGGDTLFLALNLQ from the coding sequence ATGACTGTGACAAAAAATACCAAAAGATATATGGCTTTAGCCATCGCCTCCGCACTGGCGTTGAGCGCGTGTGACAAAGCCGGCAGTTTTTTCAGTAACGACAACACCCAAGACGAAGAAAAAGAACTGGTTCAACGCATTGAGCCGCAAAAAGACGACGGCAGCATCGGTATGTTGCTGCCTGATTTTGCCCAATTGGTACAAAACGAAGGGCAAACCGTGGTCAATATTCAAGCCACGGCAGCCAAGCGCAGCCAGCAGCGTGCTGAAGAAAGCGGTATGGATCTCAGTCAATTTCCGGATAACGATCCATTCTATGAATTTTTTAAACGCTTGGTACCCAATCTGCCCGATATGCCTCAAGAAGAAGCCGACAGCAGCGAGCTGAACTTCGGCTCAGGTTTTATCATCAGCCCCGACGGCTACATTCTCACCAATACCCACGTTGTTGCAGGTATGGGCAACATCAAAGTATTGCTCAACGACAAACGCGAATACACCGCCAAGCTGATTGGTTCCGACCAGCAATCTGATGTGGCTTTATTGAAAATCGAGGCCGACAATCTCCCGACTGTCAAAATCGGGGATCCCAAAATGCTCAAACCGGGCGAATGGGTGGCGGCTATCGGCGCACCGTTTGGCTTTGACAACAGCGTCACTTCAGGCATTGTGTCGGCGAAAGGCCGTAGTCTGCCGAACGAACACTACACCCCGTTTATCCAAACCGACGTCGCCATCAACCCGGGCAACTCGGGTGGACCATTGTTTAACCTTAAAGGCCAAGTGGTCGGCATCAATTCACAAATCTACAGCCGCAGCGGTGGCTTTATGGGCATTTCGTTCGCCATTCCGATTGATGTGGCGATGAATGTGGCCGAACAGCTGAAAACCAGCGGCAAAGTGCAGCGCGGCCAATTGGGTGTGATTATCCAAGAAGTCTCTTACGACTTGGCAAAATCGTTCAACTTAGACCGTGCCAGCGGCGCTTTGATTGCCAAAGTGATGCCAAACAGCCCCGCGCAGCAAGCCGGTTTGCAGGTAGGTGACATTGTGCGCAGTGTAAATGGTGAAGAAGTGCGCGCTTCCAGCGACTTACCGGTCATGGTCGGCGCCATGACCCCGGGGAAAGAAGTAACACTGGAAGTGTGGCGCAACGGTGAGAAAATTGCCATCACTGTAACCTTAGGAAGTACGGGGACATCATCGCCTAGCGCTCAAGCTGAAATGGGAAACTTGATGTCACCCAATGATGTACAAACCTTTATGATAGAAGAAGCCGGTCTGACCCTGCAGACTCAAGCCACCGATAACACACAACGCTTAATCGTCGCCCGCGCAAGCGGTGCGGCCGAACGTGCCGGTTTGAAGCGCGGCGACGAAATCATGGCGGTAGGGCAAATGTCGGTGAATGACGAATCAAGCTTCCGCAGTGCCTTAATCAGCGCCGGTAAAAATGTCCCACTGCTGGTACGTCGCGGCGGCGATACTCTCTTCTTGGCCTTGAATCTGCAATAA
- the nth gene encoding endonuclease III, which yields MNKHIRQEIFERFRAANPHPTTELNFSSPFELLIAVLLSAQATDVGVNKATAKLFPVANTPQAMLDLGLDGVMEYTQTIGLYKTKSKHIMQTCRILLEQHGGKVPEDRAALEALPGVGRKTANVVLNTAFGWPVMAVDTHIFRVSNRTKIAPGKDVREVEDKLIRFIPKEFLMDAHHWLILHGRYTCKALKPQCEQCIINDLCEWKAKNIVN from the coding sequence ATGAACAAACACATCCGCCAAGAAATTTTCGAGCGTTTCCGCGCCGCCAATCCGCACCCGACCACCGAGCTGAATTTTAGTTCGCCATTTGAATTACTGATTGCCGTGTTACTGTCGGCACAAGCCACCGATGTCGGCGTAAACAAAGCCACGGCCAAGCTGTTTCCTGTCGCCAACACCCCGCAAGCCATGCTGGACTTAGGCTTAGACGGCGTGATGGAATACACCCAAACCATCGGCCTTTACAAAACCAAATCCAAACACATCATGCAAACCTGCCGCATTTTGCTGGAGCAACACGGTGGCAAAGTGCCCGAAGACCGCGCGGCATTGGAAGCGCTGCCGGGTGTCGGCCGCAAAACTGCCAATGTGGTGCTCAACACCGCTTTCGGCTGGCCGGTGATGGCTGTCGACACCCACATTTTCCGCGTATCCAACCGCACCAAAATCGCCCCGGGCAAAGACGTGCGCGAAGTGGAAGACAAACTCATACGCTTTATCCCGAAAGAATTTTTGATGGACGCGCACCATTGGCTGATTCTACACGGCCGCTACACCTGCAAAGCGCTCAAGCCGCAATGTGAACAATGCATCATTAACGATTTGTGCGAATGGAAGGCGAAAAATATTGTTAATTAA